The sequence TCGAtggtttaattttttttgtgtacATATTCTGAACAAAAACTTTAACTCTAACCCATGTTTTTGTTTGTAGGATACGGGTTTTCTCAATTAATAGTTCACACTCAATAGAATACAGTTAGAAATAAATGTACGAATGGGAAAATACATAAACAAATAAGTAGATCAAATAACAGTATTAAAGTGATTCTATTTTAGTAGCCTATCCAGATTCAGATTCTATTTTTCCTGAATTAACAATAGCCTATTACTTGATTTAGTATTGCAATCACTTTGAATCCCAATAATAAGAATAGTCAATTTGTAAAATAGAATGAACTTTCAACAACATTTTGTAaaacaatagaaatagaatactgGTACTGAGAGATAATATACTagagattattattataagcgTATGGcattgaatggtggggagacccaagggtagttccacctcgccgtatacagtccctaatgggaaaccggacaccaAGGTTATAGTGATCACAATTCTAGAGATAATTATAATAgagattaaaattgaaataacaatgtgaattattatgttttggtggtttaattttttttgtgtacATATTCTGAACAAAAACTTTAACTTTAACCCATGTTTTTGTTTGTAGAATAGGGTTTTTCTCAATTAGTAGTTCACACTCTCTTTTCTTTGGagcaattttattttctatatggGATGAAAAGAAAGCTGCGACAATCCTCTTTTCTTCATCCTCCCATTTTACTAGTTCCCTCTTGGCTTTAGAttttgaaggagaattgagcattttcaagattttgagGGGGAATACATTTGGAGATTTTTCCTCATTCAAAACTCCTTCATCTTCAAAGTTGTCAACTTGTTCTTCACCTGACGATTCAACATGCTCCTGCTCCTCTAATAAATTGTCTTCAAGATTAACTTCTATCTCGTCGAGGGTGAGCCCCTTGTATTTGGAAGCCTCTCCCTTCTCCATAGCTAACAATAGCTTCGCAATCTTCGAGGTTTGAAATACATTGTCGGGTAATCTGTATTCATTTCGATGAATGTTCACTGTATGACCCATGAACGAGGACAGCTGTTCGACATCTTGCTCACTCATATCGAACAACTGTGAAATAGTTGATAAATGCTTCCTCAGAGATTTCAACGAGAATGCGCCGGGTGTCTTCAGGTTAGCTCTATTTGCATGGTCTTTCAAAACTTCATACCCAACAATTGGGCTGTCAGATGCAATTGTCGGGAACAGGTAAGGATTAGTTTCCCTTACAAACTTGTCCCTCAATTCAatcagaatttttattttttcctgaACATCAGGAGAGAATAATACTGGAGAGGTTCTTCTCTTTCCCGGTATTACTACTCTTTTGAATTTTTGCAAAAGTATTCTTTCAGATGGCTTTATCACATCCTCAAATTCTTCATAGCATGAATCAATTCTTACTGATTGGTAGAGCTCCACAGTGAGCCTTTCAAGCTCTCCCACCCTTCTCCTACATAATAGCATCACTCTGCAATAGAGGACCTCACTCAAAGTCTTGTAAGCCAACTTATTATTTGAGTCAATCTTAAGCGTTTCTACTGCTTCGTCCCCTTTGTCAATTAGATAATCTCTGAATTTTTTAAGGTCACTTGCCAGTGGCACAATAGTaattttgttcattttattttgttgaagacAAGATGAGGCTGCATGCGAAAGTTCGACATTCCAATTCGATTCTATCAACATTTTAGTT comes from Nilaparvata lugens isolate BPH unplaced genomic scaffold, ASM1435652v1 scaffold7855, whole genome shotgun sequence and encodes:
- the LOC120349004 gene encoding uncharacterized protein LOC120349004; the protein is MPSSQSVLSIVESDKEREYRPTTSSSQADSCKEDEAYFIYKTASSPTPPPITSSQDYSGDHSEIIDGEQSEGEEEHEKTSKRVRNKDYCFYCKTMISTFARHIIRNHSKEMEVQQILSCKKNSSRRKTLLSILRKKGNFLATKTGIIRRVRKSADDNETIGPLPCTFCLGLYKRSALWKHRKKCPLNPGSSCRVAAQAAGLAMITNDFKADHELRQNIFPIMRPDEVTIAVQKDTLICEYGSRFLQTHYKRHQFAICSRKMRELGRLLITAKKIDPSIRNLIHALRPQCFETLVASARIEAGHNVIDNSYASPRYAMNIGTSLKDCCGIAIFHVQKRKFCIPGKTASELEEELKTTKMLIESNWNVELSHAASSCLQQNKMNKITIVPLASDLKKFRDYLIDKGDEAVETLKIDSNNKLAYKTLSEVLYCRVMLLCRRRVGELERLTVELYQSVRIDSCYEEFEDVIKPSERILLQKFKRVVIPGKRRTSPVLFSPDVQEKIKILIELRDKFVRETNPYLFPTIASDSPIVGYEVLKDHANRANLKTPGAFSLKSLRKHLSTISQLFDMSEQDVEQLSSFMGHTVNIHRNEYRLPDNVFQTSKIAKLLLAMEKGEASKYKGLTLDEIEVNLEDNLLEEQEHVESSGEEQVDNFEDEGVLNEEKSPNVFPLKILKMLNSPSKSKAKRELVKWEDEEKRIVAAFFSSHIENKIAPKKRECELLIEKNPILQTKTWVKVKVFVQNMYTKKIKPPKHNNSHCYFNFNLYYNYL